From the genome of Candidatus Defluviilinea proxima:
GCAGGGTTCTTTACTCCAAATTCAGGAGCATACCGATTCGCCAATGCCATGGCTGGATCTTGTGGGCGGGCATACGTACCCAAAGCTCTCTCTGCAGAAAGCGCGCGTCCACTTTCTGGACCGATAAAACTGACCCTACCTGTTTGGGAGTTGATCTGGCGTTTGGCACCGTCACTGTCTGTTTGGACTATAACTTTGCGCCCACTCCCATCTCCGCCATCCTGTGCATAAGCAACAGGCGGTTGAGTTGAAGAAAATATCATTGTAAATGCCACAAGGATAGTAATAATCTGGTGATATCTATTTTTGGTAAACATGTTTATCTCCCTGGGAGTGCTCCCTCCCTAGTGTTTGTTTTCGAAATTACCCCACAAAGGCAACTTCATCGAAGTCATTATAGCCCTCCAATTTTCACAAACACAAGGTGATGGATGTCACAGTTTGGTTACAGTAAAACAGTCCGTCTCTCATGAGACGGACTGTTTTACTGTTGTGTTGCTCTTTGACTATCCCCTACTCTACGGTGCGGCGATCACCAACTCTGTGGTCATCCCCACATCATCCAACGAAGTGTACCAGTAGTCGGTCGTCAGACTTTCGGTCGGGATCCCCAGGATCTCGTTGAAACTGCTCAGGTACTTCGTTCTCTCACTCGCGAACACCTTCACTCCGTTCGTGCTCACCACTCGCACTGGTCCTCCGTTGATCCCATACCGCGGGAACACTCTCTGCCCCGGCAGGATCGAGTACGGTGTCGTGTTCTTCTTCACTCCTCCGATGTACACATCCACTTCCGCTGTCTCCGTCTCACTTGGGTTCCCGATCACCAGGTACGTGATCATGCTGGCATCATCCAATGAGGTGAACCAGAGCTCGGTCGAGGTTTGAGCTATCGGGTACCCCAACACTTCATTGAAACTGTTCCCATACTTCGTTCTCTCGCTCGTGAACACCTTCACTCCGTTCGTGCTCACCACTCGTACTGGTCCTCCATTGATCCCATACCGAGGAACACTCTCTGCCCAGGTAGGATCGAGTACGGTGTTGTGTTCTTCTTCACGCCTCCGATGTACACATCCACTTCCGCTGTTTCTGTCTCGCTTGGGTTCCCGATCACCAGGTACGTGATCATCCCCGCATCGTCATAGCTCGTGAACCAGAACTCTGTGTCCAGTTGGGTCGAGGGGAAGCCCATCACTTCGTTGAAACTGTTCCCATACTTTGATCTCTCACTCGTGAAGATGTTCACTCCATTCGTGCTCACTACTCGCACCGGTCCGCCGTTGACCCCATAGCGCGGGTACACTCTCTGCCCAGGCGGGATCGAGTACGGTGTTGTGTTCTTCTTCACTCCGCCGATGTACACATCCACTAACGCTGTCTCTGTCGCACTCGGGTTCCCGATCACCAAATACGTGATCATCCCCGCATCGTCCAATGAGGTGAACCAGTATTCGGTCGTCAGTTGATCCGCGGGGAACCCGACGATCGAGTTGAAGCTGCTCCCGTAGATCGCTCGTTGACTCGTGAACATGTTCACCCCGTTCGTGCTTCTCACTCGTACTGGTCCACCGTTGATCCCGTACCGATCCGTTAGTCGTTGCCCTGTTCCTATTCCGTAGTTCCCCTGTGTGTTCCCACCGATCGTTACATTGATGTTCGAACAACCTATTGAGGTGTTGAATGTGCTGGTGTAGTTCTGCCCACTTGTGTTGGCTCCCAGGTTGCTGTAGCTGAGGTTCAGCGGCGCAAAGGTGTGACAGGTGCTTGTTGGGGTTACTGTTCCACTCCAGCCACCTGGCACTGTGATCGTGTAACTCCCGTCTCCTTTGGAGGTCACTGTCTTGGCGCCTCCATCCGTGTAGCTTAGGGTCACTCCTCCTACCCCTACATTCCCACTGATGGTGTACATAAACGTCGCGATGTAGTTTTGTGCTGTTTGGTTTGTTGTTACATTGCTATAGCTTCGGTTGAGCGGTGAGAAGATATAGCCTGCCTTCGAGGGCGTTACCGTCCCACTCCAACCGCTTGGTACTGTGATCGTGTAGCTCCCATCCCCTTGCGATACAACTGTCTTCGCCGTCCCATCCACATAGCTCAACGTCACCCCCGGTGCTCCTGCATTGCCGCTGATGACCGGTAATGTGGCTGAAGAACTCTGTATCCTGCCGTAATACAAGGTAGGATTGTCATACGGAGTCATAAAGAAAATAAACTCAATTGTTTCGGGTCGATTAAAACCAACAACTGACCATTTTACAGACGGACTACTATCAAACGATTTTCCGCTAGGGTGTGCCGCAAATAGTTGTGGATTTCCCCATGTTCCATTTGAATTCTTTTTAGCTGTACACATGTCATCCATTGAGAGACATGTTGCATTCTTAGGGTGGCCATGCCCGATAACATAAATTTCTCCAGCACTATTGAGTGCAAGCGCTGGATCATGCGTAAAGATACTTAATGCCTGATCTGTCCAACCAGATCCAGTATCTCTAACATAATGAATCCGCCCATAATCACCAACAGTCACATCAAAACTTTGAATGTAAGCCAAGTGCTTTACGCCTGTCGAGTCGATAATGAAGCTGGGACCTTGATCAATATTGATCCCGTTATCACTACTCGTCCATACAGATGCAGTGCTGGCACTTTGTATACTTCCCCAAGTCCCGCTACTTGCCCGAGTACGAGTGCGGATTTTTGTGGGGTTATCCGCTTGAGACACCCAGGCAACGGTCAGCGAATTGTCTACCGGAGAAATTGCCACAGAAGGATGATTGGCGCTTCCTGCTGTATCTACTTGAACAAAATTCCCCGATGGGGAAAGGACATTTGTAGAGCTATTATATGTATAAGCTCTGTGTAAAATATGATTACTGTTAGTCCAGTATGCTATGTGGAGTGTTTGATTCAAGTCCACCATACCGGCCACCCCGCTGGTGCCTACATACAATACGGAAGTTACTGTGCCACCATTAGAAGCAATAGTAGTTGCAGCGCTAAATGTATTGGTTGTTGTATTAAACGGATAGTCTTTCACACTGCCATTTTGCATATTGACAAGTACGTGAATGATGCTCCCTCCATCATAGACGGCGTCAATACCAATCACTTCACTCGTCTCTGTTAATTGAACAGGTGCCGCAAAAGATGCCGTTCCGCTTGGCAATCCAGTTGACGTTGTACGGTATACACGAATAACTTTAGACGACTGTTGATTCGCAAATATATACAAACGATCATTACTGGTGCGAACGATCTGATGTGGGATCACATCTGTGCCCCCGGTGCCAACCGAGAAAGATGAAAAAGTAACTGCATTGGCAGCTTTTGGCAGAACACTCCGCCCAGGGTATAAAGCGGCAGTAGCAATAAACAATGTTACAAAGGCAAGAACAAGTAAAAAGGGCGGGAAAGTTTTTTTGTTTATACTCATATCGGTCTCACAATAGATTTTGATATGTCGACCATTAAATCCAAATCAATAAAGTCAAGATCGAATATTGCTTTTGAATTAAAGCCGACAGAGGGGATATTAGTAGATCGGAAAACAACTTAATATTGCCGACACATTAAAACACATCTATTATAAAATAACAGATCAAAAAAGGATTATACAATCTTGAATTAGAAGCCGTTATTACTCCAAAGTACTGGAAGTTATTGTGTTTTTATCAGGGAGGCTCTATAATTTCGTCTGACACAATCAAACAAACAAAATCATCCCCTTATCGAAAGCAAAAATGAATATTCACAACGGCCAATTCAGCACACGAGAAAAAGAAGTGGTGGACCTCCTCCTGCAAGGCAAAAGTAACAAGCAGATCGGCCTTGCGCTTAATATTTCCGTCCGCACAGTTGAGTTCCACTTAAAAAACATCTACAACAAGCTTCAGGTCACATCCAGAGCCGAAGCGATCCTACGACTAGGGAAAACCACAGCTAGTAGTAAAAGTACCGTGGAACGAGTGGAAACCACAGTTGACCGGGGTAGTTCCTCCGCCGAAAATGATGGAAACATTATTTCAACTCGGAGGATCTCTATGAAGCAACGGTTTTACATCATTATCGGAAGTGTACTGGCGATTGTTCTTGTCGCAGGGCTGGTATGGGTCAAGTTAAACCCCAATATTGTGACCAACCCGCCAACAGAAACAGCTACAAGCGCAGAAACTGCGTCGGTCACAGGTACAGAAATCAACTATTTGGGAACGGACTTTATCATCCCATCTGAATTGGGCGACAGGGCATTGAATGAAGTCATTCAACAGTCCACTGATTTTGCCAATACTTGGCCCGCACACACACGGTCCATCTTGGAAAACTACCCGCTGAAGGATAC
Proteins encoded in this window:
- a CDS encoding helix-turn-helix transcriptional regulator, encoding MNIHNGQFSTREKEVVDLLLQGKSNKQIGLALNISVRTVEFHLKNIYNKLQVTSRAEAILRLGKTTASSKSTVERVETTVDRGSSSAENDGNIISTRRISMKQRFYIIIGSVLAIVLVAGLVWVKLNPNIVTNPPTETATSAETASVTGTEINYLGTDFIIPSELGDRALNEVIQQSTDFANTWPAHTRSILENYPLKDTTYQPQIRVFSTQDYVQMSPEAEAMVNELQGIVKTQQFQADKMLPFLPIQRAAQVMHTQEKFVSFINGKGVRYITLYSQAAFPIQNLSHMELLYTFQGLSSDGKYYVSIVMPVNLKYVTVDEATDSPFPEHGIPFNWDNPNPEDYPNYLEKAVVMLSHKNNPFNPSLEVLDELVQSLAVGVEQ